A DNA window from Lutra lutra chromosome 8, mLutLut1.2, whole genome shotgun sequence contains the following coding sequences:
- the RANGAP1 gene encoding ran GTPase-activating protein 1 isoform X2, which produces MASEDIAKLAETLAKTQVAGGQLSFKGKSLKLNTAEDAKDVIKEIEDFDGLEALRLEGNTVGVEAARVIAKALEKKSELKRCHWSDMFTGRLRSEIPPALTSLGEGLITAGAQLVELDLSDNAFGPDGVRGFEALLKSSACFTLHELKLNNCGMGIGGGKILAAALTECHRKSSAQGKPLGLKVFVAGRNRLENDGATALAEAFGIIGTLEEVHMPQNGINHPGVTALAQAFAINPLLRVINLNDNTFTEKGAVAMAKTLKTLRQVEVINFGDCLVRSKGAVAIAEAVRGGLPKLKELNLSFCEIKRDAALAVAEAVADKTELEKLDLNGNILGEEGCEQLQEVLDGFNMAKVLASLSDDEGEDDEEEEEEEEEEEGEEEEEEEEEEEEEEEEEEEEEEPQQGQGEEPSTPSRKILDPNSGEPAPVLSTPPPADVSTFLAFPSPEKLLRLGPKSSVLIAQQTDTSDPEKVVSAFLKVSSVFKDEAAVRTAVQDAVDALMKKAFSAPSFNSNAFLTRLLIHMGLLKSEDKIKAIANLYGPLMALNHMVQQDYFPKALAPLLLAFVTKPNGALESCSFARHSLLQTLYKV; this is translated from the exons ATGGCCTCTGAAGACATTGCCAAGCTAGCAGAGACGCTTGCCAAAACCCAGGTGGCCGGGGGACAGCTGAGCTTCAAGGGCAAGAGCCTCAAACTCAACACTGCAGAAGATG CCAAAGACGTGATTAAAGAGATTGAAGACTTTGATGGTTTAGAGGCTCTGCGCCTGGAGGGCAACACGGTGGGCGTGGAGGCAGCCAGGGTCATCGCCAAGGCCTTGGAGAAGAAGTCAGAGTTGAAG CGATGCCACTGGAGCGACATGTTCACTGGGAGGCTGCGATCCGAGATCCCGCCAGCTCTG ACCTCACTAGGAGAGGGACTCATCACCGCCGGGGCGCAGCTGGTGGAGCTGGACCTGAGCGACAACGCCTTCGGGCCCGACGGTGTGCGAGGCTTTGAGGCCCTGCTCAAGAGCTCCGCCTGCTTCACCCTCCACGAGCTCAAGCTCAACAACTGTGGCATGGGCATCGGCGGCGGCAAG ATCCTAGCAGCGGCTCTGACTGAGTGTCACCGGAAATCCAGTGCCCAAGGCAAGCCGCTGGGCCTGAAGGTCTTCGTGGCTGGCAGAAACCGTCTGGAGAACGATGGAGCCACTGCCTTGGCAGAAGCTTTCGGG ATCATTGGGACTCTGGAGGAGGTCCACATGCCTCAGAATGGCATCAATCACCCCGGCGTCACGGCCCTGGCCCAGGCTTTCGCCATCAACCCCCTGCTGCGTGTCATCAACCTGAACGACAACACCTTCACCGAGAAGGGCGCCGTGGCTATGGCCAAG ACGCTGAAGACCTTGCGGCAGGTGGAGGTGATCAACTTCGGGGACTGCCTGGTGCGCTCCAAGGGCGCCGTCGCCATCGCAGAGGCCGTGCGCGGGGGCCTGCCCAAGCTGAAG GAGCTGAACTTGTCGTTCTGTGAAATCAAGAGAGATGCTGCTCTGGCTGTTGCCGAGGCCGTGGCGGACAAGACCGAGCTGGAGAAGCTGGACCTCAATG GCAACATACTGGGAGAAGAGGGCTGCGAGCAGCTTCAGGAAGTGCTGGATGGCTTCAACATGGCCAAGGTGCTGGCCTCCCTCAG CGATGACGAGGGCGaggatgatgaggaggaggaggaagaggaggaggaagaggaaggggaagaggaggaggaagaggaagaagaagaagaggaggaggaggaagaggaggaggaggaggaagagccacAGCAGGGGCAAGGAGAGGAGCCATCCACACCGTCAAGGAAGATTCTGGACCCGAACAGTGGA GAGCCGGCCCCCGTGCTGTCCACCCCACCGCCCGCAGACGTCTCCACGTTCCTGGCTTTCCCCTCTCCGGAGAAGCTGCTGCGCCTCGGACCCAAGAGCTCGGTGCTGATAGCCCAGCAG ACTGACACCTCTGACCCAGAAAAGGTGGTCTCCGCCTTCCTGAAGGTGTCCTCTGTGTTTAAGGACGAAGCCGCGGTGAGGACAGCTGTGCAGGACGCAGTAG ATGCCTTGATGAAGAAGGCCTTCAGCGCCCCCTCCTTCAACTCCAACGCCTTCCTCACCCGGCTCCTCATTCACATGGGTCTGCTCAAG AGTGAAGACAAGATCAAGGCCATTGCCAACTTGTATGGCCCTCTGATGGCGCTGAACCACATGGTGCAGCAAGACTACTTTCCCAAGGCCCTCGCACCCCTGCTGCTGGCATTCGTGACCAA GCCCAATGGTGCCCTGGAGTCCTGCTCCTTTGCCCGCCACAGTCTGCTGCAGACGCTGTACAAGGTCTAG
- the RANGAP1 gene encoding ran GTPase-activating protein 1 isoform X1, producing MDDLDPIAILVLFEEWDLQTESSQDDQAVCRFPGEPSNVTSMASEDIAKLAETLAKTQVAGGQLSFKGKSLKLNTAEDAKDVIKEIEDFDGLEALRLEGNTVGVEAARVIAKALEKKSELKRCHWSDMFTGRLRSEIPPALTSLGEGLITAGAQLVELDLSDNAFGPDGVRGFEALLKSSACFTLHELKLNNCGMGIGGGKILAAALTECHRKSSAQGKPLGLKVFVAGRNRLENDGATALAEAFGIIGTLEEVHMPQNGINHPGVTALAQAFAINPLLRVINLNDNTFTEKGAVAMAKTLKTLRQVEVINFGDCLVRSKGAVAIAEAVRGGLPKLKELNLSFCEIKRDAALAVAEAVADKTELEKLDLNGNILGEEGCEQLQEVLDGFNMAKVLASLSDDEGEDDEEEEEEEEEEEGEEEEEEEEEEEEEEEEEEEEEEPQQGQGEEPSTPSRKILDPNSGEPAPVLSTPPPADVSTFLAFPSPEKLLRLGPKSSVLIAQQTDTSDPEKVVSAFLKVSSVFKDEAAVRTAVQDAVDALMKKAFSAPSFNSNAFLTRLLIHMGLLKSEDKIKAIANLYGPLMALNHMVQQDYFPKALAPLLLAFVTKPNGALESCSFARHSLLQTLYKV from the exons ATGGATGACCTGGATCCCATAGCCATCTTAGTTCTGTTTGAGGAATGGGACCTTCAAACAGAGAGCAGCCAAGATGATCAGGCAG TTTGCAGATTTCCAGGGGAGCCCAGCAACGTGACCAGCATGGCCTCTGAAGACATTGCCAAGCTAGCAGAGACGCTTGCCAAAACCCAGGTGGCCGGGGGACAGCTGAGCTTCAAGGGCAAGAGCCTCAAACTCAACACTGCAGAAGATG CCAAAGACGTGATTAAAGAGATTGAAGACTTTGATGGTTTAGAGGCTCTGCGCCTGGAGGGCAACACGGTGGGCGTGGAGGCAGCCAGGGTCATCGCCAAGGCCTTGGAGAAGAAGTCAGAGTTGAAG CGATGCCACTGGAGCGACATGTTCACTGGGAGGCTGCGATCCGAGATCCCGCCAGCTCTG ACCTCACTAGGAGAGGGACTCATCACCGCCGGGGCGCAGCTGGTGGAGCTGGACCTGAGCGACAACGCCTTCGGGCCCGACGGTGTGCGAGGCTTTGAGGCCCTGCTCAAGAGCTCCGCCTGCTTCACCCTCCACGAGCTCAAGCTCAACAACTGTGGCATGGGCATCGGCGGCGGCAAG ATCCTAGCAGCGGCTCTGACTGAGTGTCACCGGAAATCCAGTGCCCAAGGCAAGCCGCTGGGCCTGAAGGTCTTCGTGGCTGGCAGAAACCGTCTGGAGAACGATGGAGCCACTGCCTTGGCAGAAGCTTTCGGG ATCATTGGGACTCTGGAGGAGGTCCACATGCCTCAGAATGGCATCAATCACCCCGGCGTCACGGCCCTGGCCCAGGCTTTCGCCATCAACCCCCTGCTGCGTGTCATCAACCTGAACGACAACACCTTCACCGAGAAGGGCGCCGTGGCTATGGCCAAG ACGCTGAAGACCTTGCGGCAGGTGGAGGTGATCAACTTCGGGGACTGCCTGGTGCGCTCCAAGGGCGCCGTCGCCATCGCAGAGGCCGTGCGCGGGGGCCTGCCCAAGCTGAAG GAGCTGAACTTGTCGTTCTGTGAAATCAAGAGAGATGCTGCTCTGGCTGTTGCCGAGGCCGTGGCGGACAAGACCGAGCTGGAGAAGCTGGACCTCAATG GCAACATACTGGGAGAAGAGGGCTGCGAGCAGCTTCAGGAAGTGCTGGATGGCTTCAACATGGCCAAGGTGCTGGCCTCCCTCAG CGATGACGAGGGCGaggatgatgaggaggaggaggaagaggaggaggaagaggaaggggaagaggaggaggaagaggaagaagaagaagaggaggaggaggaagaggaggaggaggaggaagagccacAGCAGGGGCAAGGAGAGGAGCCATCCACACCGTCAAGGAAGATTCTGGACCCGAACAGTGGA GAGCCGGCCCCCGTGCTGTCCACCCCACCGCCCGCAGACGTCTCCACGTTCCTGGCTTTCCCCTCTCCGGAGAAGCTGCTGCGCCTCGGACCCAAGAGCTCGGTGCTGATAGCCCAGCAG ACTGACACCTCTGACCCAGAAAAGGTGGTCTCCGCCTTCCTGAAGGTGTCCTCTGTGTTTAAGGACGAAGCCGCGGTGAGGACAGCTGTGCAGGACGCAGTAG ATGCCTTGATGAAGAAGGCCTTCAGCGCCCCCTCCTTCAACTCCAACGCCTTCCTCACCCGGCTCCTCATTCACATGGGTCTGCTCAAG AGTGAAGACAAGATCAAGGCCATTGCCAACTTGTATGGCCCTCTGATGGCGCTGAACCACATGGTGCAGCAAGACTACTTTCCCAAGGCCCTCGCACCCCTGCTGCTGGCATTCGTGACCAA GCCCAATGGTGCCCTGGAGTCCTGCTCCTTTGCCCGCCACAGTCTGCTGCAGACGCTGTACAAGGTCTAG